One genomic window of Eptesicus fuscus isolate TK198812 chromosome 6, DD_ASM_mEF_20220401, whole genome shotgun sequence includes the following:
- the ANKRD24 gene encoding LOW QUALITY PROTEIN: ankyrin repeat domain-containing protein 24 (The sequence of the model RefSeq protein was modified relative to this genomic sequence to represent the inferred CDS: substituted 1 base at 1 genomic stop codon), producing MLAMKTLRARFKKTELRLSPTDLGSCPPCGPCPIPKPAARVRRQSQDWGKSDERLLQAVENNDAARVASLIVRKGLVPTKLDPEGKSAFHLAAMRGAASCLEVMLAHGANVMSTDGAGYNALHLAAKYGHPQCLKQLLQASCVVDIVDSSGWTALHHAAAGGCISCSEMLCSFKAHLNPRDRLGTTPLIIAAQMCHTDLCRLLLQQGAAVNDQDLQGRTALMLACEGANPETVEVLLQGGAQPGITDALGQDAAHYGSLAGDKLILHLLQEAAQRPSPPSAXPCFSLSPALLEEDSGEASSQNSVSSHEKRGAPKKRKAPPPPTSTPMPDDRDAYEEIVRLRQEKGRLLQKIRGLEQHKERRKQELPEAEASSLHSLERQVQELQQLLAEKQEEKESLGREVESLQSRLSLLENERENTSYDVATLQDEEGELPDFPGAETLLSKQLSPSAQELLASLQEQVATLTRQNQELMEKVQILENFEKDEMEANGSAEVVPLALYDSLRAEFDQLRRQHAEAVRVLEQQEVQGSPREEKVAPGERKDTGAKTTQNGPTEMEIDGIVAPETKVNGAETTDDEAAEAGTTEARTSEAASTGTEVMETKPTDSQAMETEGAGAEALETKATGAEVTETKALRGGGNRETQATGAEATNMRGEEPEMKANGVSEVEGGLRGTETTSVEATGVEATTPSVPTGPVLHPGAAEASEKLQTELETRIRGLEEALWQREREAATELEAARGKWEATEAEADRLPERVCEAVGGDMVQLRAALEQAREDLRDRDSRLRELEATLAWLDEARAARLLAEEEARGLRAELAQREEVRLEQIRELEVLREQLATSTATEEQQRAAAAELSQAREAAEARAAELAEACEEARRGLAELREASEVLRQSAVPASEHHRLQEEALELRGRAASLEQEVVATGKEAARLRAELERERVGSVARLEHERIVGALQADVARLEGQLEELGRRHEKTSAEVFQVQREALFMKSERHAAEAQLATAEQQLRGLRTEAEKARQAQSRAQEALDRAKEKDKKITELSKEVFSLKEALKDQPAVPGSSEVEALRGQVEALQGQLEEAAREHSAVVALYRSHLLHAIQGQMDEDVQRILSQILQMQRLQAQGR from the exons CTGCGGCTCAGCCCCACCGACCTTGGCTCCTGCCCTCCCTGTGGTCCCTGTCCCATCCCGAAGCCGGCAGCCAGAGTCAGGCGCCAG AGCCAGGATTGGGGCAAAAGTGATGAGCGGCTGCTGCAGGCTGTGGAGAACAATGATGCCGCACGGGTGGCCTCCCTCATCGTCCGCAAGGGTCTGGTGCCCACGAAGCTGGACCCCGAGGGCAAGTCCGC ATTCCACCTGGCAGCTATGAGGGGTGCAGCCAGCTGTCTGGAGGTGATGCTGGCACACGGCGCCAACGTCATGAGCACAGACGGGGCAG GTTACAATGCCCTCCACCTGGCTGCCAAGTATGGGCATCCACAATGTTTGAAGCAACTGCTCCAG GCATCCTGCGTGGTGGACATTGTGGACAGCAGTGGCTGGACGGCCTTGCATCATGCAG cggCTGGTGGCTGCATCTCTTGCTCAGAAATGCTCTGCTCCTTCAAGGCACATCTGAATCCCCGGGATCGG TTGGGTACCACCCCCCTCATCATCGCAGCTCAGATGTGTCACACAGACCTGTGCCGCCTCCTCCTGCAGCAGGGGGCTGCCGTGAACGACCAGGACCTGCAGGGCAG GACAGCCCTCATGCTGGCCTGTGAGGGGGCTAACCCCGAaacagtggaggtgctgctgcagggaggggcccagCCAGGCATCACCGACGCACTGGGCCAGGACGCTGCTCACTATGGCTCCCTGGCAGGGGACAAACTCATCCTGCACCtcctgcaggaggcggcccagCGCCCCTCACCACCCAGCG CctgaccctgcttttctctctcccccgccctcctaGAGGAAGACTCGGGCGAGGCATCATCTCAG aaCTCTGTGTCCAGCCATGAGAAGCGAGGGGCTCCCAAGAAGCGGAAGGCGCCTCCGCCTCCCACCAGCACCCCTATGCCG GATGATCGAGATGCCTATGAGGAGATTGTGCGGCTGCGACAGGAGAAGGGCCGCCTGCTTCAGAAGATCCGGGGCTTGGAGCAGCACAAGGAACGGAGGAAGCAGGAG CTTCCAGAGGCGGAGGCCAGCTCCCTGCACAGCCTGGAGAGACAG GTGCAAGAGCTACAGCAGCTGCTggcagagaagcaggaggagaaggagagtcTGGGACGGGAGGTGGAGAGTTTGCAGAGCCGGCTGTCCCTGCTGGAG AATGAGCGGGAGAACACCAGCTATGACGTGGCCACCCTGCAGGATGAGGAGGGTGAGCTGCCCGACTTTCCAG GGGCCGAGACGTTGCTCTCCAAGCAGCTAAGCCCGTCAGCCCAGGAGCTCTTGGCCTCGCTGCAGGaacaggtggccaccctcaccaGACAGAACCAGGAGCTGATGGAGAAGGTCCAG aTCCTGGAGAACTTTGAGAAGGATGAAATGGAGGCAAATGGATCAGCCGAGGTCGTCCCCCTGGCCCTCTATGACTCTCTCCGGGCTGAGTTTGACCAGCTGCGCAGGCAGCATGCCGAGGCTGTGCGGGTGCTGGAGCAGCAGGAAGTACAGGGGAGCCCCAGAGAAGAGAAGGTAGCCCCTGGGGAACGCAAGGACACAGGAGCCAAGACCACCCAAAATGGTCCAACAGAAATGGAGATTGATGGCATCGTGGCTCCAGAAACAAAAGTTAATGGAGCTGAGACCACAGATGATGAGGCTGCAGAAGCTGGAACCACGGAAGCCAGGACTTCGGAAGCAGCATCCACAGGGACCGAGGTCATGGAAACTAAACCCACGGACAGTCAGGCCATGGAAACAGAGGGTGCGGGAGCTGAGGCTTTGGAAACAAAGGCCACGGGGGCCGAGGTCACAGAAACGAAAGCTCTAAGAGGAGGAGGAAACCGGGAAACACAGGCCACGGGAGCAGAGGCCACAAATATGAGAGGAGAGGAACCAGAAATGAAGGCCAATGGAGTGAGTGAAGTGGAAGGAGGGCTCAGAGGCACAGAGACCACAAGTGTGGAGGCCACGGGAGTGGAGGCCACCACCCCTAGTGTCCCCACTGGCCCCGTCCTACACCCCGGTGCTGCCGAGGCCTCGGAAAAGCTGCAAACCGAACTGGAGACTAGGATTCGTGGCTTGGAGGAGGCACTCTGGCAGCGGGAGCGGGAGGCAGCCACCGAGCTGGAGGCAGCCCGTGGCAAGTGGGAGGCCACGGAGGCTGAGGCTGACCGGCTGCCGGAGCGGGTGTGTGAGGCTGTTGGTGGTGACATGGTCCAACTGCGGGCAGCCCTGGAGCAGGCCCGGGAGGACCTCCGAGACCGGGACTCTCGCCTCCGGGAGCTGGAGGccaccttggcctggctggaTGAGGCCCGAGCGGCCAGACTGCTGGCCGAGGAGGAGGCTCGGGGCCTGCGGGCAGAGCTGGCCCAGCgggaggaggtgaggctggagcAAATCCGGGAGCTGGAGGTGCTACGGGAGCAGCTGGCCACTTCCACGGCCACCGAGGAACAACAGCGGGCAGCTGCCGCTGAGCTGAGCCAAGCTCGGGAAGCAGCAGAGGCCCGGGCTGCTGAGCTGGCCGAGGCCTGCGAGGAGGCTCGGCGGGGCCTGGCAGAGCTGCGCGAGGCCTCAGAGGTGCTCCGCCAGTCAGCAGTGCCAGCCTCGGAGCATCACCGGCTGCAGGAGGAGGCCCTTGAGCTGCGGGGCCGGGCGGCCAGCCTGGAGCAGGAGGTGGTGGCCACGGGCAAGGAGGCTGCCCGGCTGCGGGCAGAGCTAGAGCGGGAGCGTGTGGGCAGTGTGGCCCGCTTGGAGCACGAGCGCATAGTGGGTGCACTTCAGGCCGACGTGGCccggctggaggggcagctggaggaACTAGGACGCCGCCACGAAAAGACCAGTGCTGAGGTCTTCCAG GTGCAGCGCGAGGCCCTATTCATGAAGAGTGAACGACACGCAGCGGAGGCCCAGCTGGCCACGGCAGAGCAGCAGCTGCGTGGGCTACGCACGGAGGCTGAGAAGGCACGCCAGGCCCAGAGCCGCGCCCAGGAGGCCCTGGATAGGGCCAAAGAGAAGGACAAGAAG atcaCAGAGCTCTCCAAGGAGGTCTTCAGTCTTAAGGAGGCGCTGAAGGACCAGCCAGCAGTTCCGGGCAGCTCCGAGGTGGAGGCCCTGCGCGGCCAGGTGGAGGCCCTCCAGGGGCAGCTGGAG GAAGCCGCCCGGGAGCACAGCGCAGTGGTGGCCTTGTACCGGAGCCACCTCCTACACGCCATCCAG ggccagaTGGATGAAGATGTGCAACGGATTCTGAGCCAGATCCTGCAGATGCAGAGGCTCCAGGCTCAGGGACGCTAA